A single Deltaproteobacteria bacterium IMCC39524 DNA region contains:
- a CDS encoding cytochrome c biogenesis protein ResB: MNKEKSFTDELWDFFCSLKLAIITLILLATTSIIGTVIEQNKSPQEYMQNYGMSESTYKALDTLQFFDMYHSYWFLSLMGLFAVNLICCSIKRLPRIIKIVREPTLVADDNLFRTFSSKGEVVAEGTIESVRDKVVALLSSKFAAPVVTEQDDKVYLFSQKGKLSRFGVYVTHTSILIIFLGAMIGNIWGFKAYINIVEGKSVDAVWPRAGQTPIPLGFEVRCDNFEVTFYEGGGRPKDFTSDLVVLENGKEVLKKTIEVNDPLSYKGLTFYQSSYGPTGDPVYKFRVKNNETGETVIVQGAQGKRLKLPGGASLIALGYAESYQNFGPAAQVKVGTGAPFIVMKNYPQFDEKRGGAYSVSLLEATQSYYTGLQVAKDPGVWVVWLGCLLMVLGSCGAFFLSHRRIWVSIEQLDKGI; encoded by the coding sequence TTGAATAAAGAAAAGAGCTTCACTGACGAGCTATGGGACTTTTTCTGTTCCCTGAAGCTTGCGATTATCACTTTGATTCTGCTGGCAACGACCTCGATTATCGGTACGGTGATTGAGCAGAACAAGTCTCCCCAGGAGTACATGCAGAACTACGGCATGAGCGAGTCGACCTACAAGGCCCTCGACACCCTGCAGTTTTTCGACATGTACCACTCTTACTGGTTCCTCTCCCTGATGGGCCTCTTTGCCGTCAACCTGATCTGCTGCTCGATCAAGCGCCTGCCCAGGATCATCAAGATTGTGCGCGAGCCCACCCTGGTGGCCGATGACAACCTGTTTCGCACCTTTTCCAGTAAGGGCGAAGTTGTCGCAGAGGGCACCATCGAGAGCGTCCGCGATAAAGTGGTCGCACTGCTCAGCAGTAAATTTGCCGCGCCGGTGGTCACCGAGCAGGATGACAAGGTTTATCTGTTTTCACAAAAAGGCAAGCTGTCCCGCTTCGGTGTTTACGTGACCCACACCTCGATCCTGATCATCTTCCTCGGTGCCATGATCGGTAACATCTGGGGTTTCAAGGCCTATATCAATATCGTTGAAGGCAAATCGGTTGATGCTGTCTGGCCGCGGGCCGGGCAAACCCCGATTCCTCTTGGTTTCGAAGTCCGTTGCGATAATTTCGAGGTCACCTTTTACGAAGGTGGTGGCCGTCCCAAAGACTTTACCAGCGACCTGGTTGTTCTTGAGAATGGCAAAGAAGTCTTGAAGAAGACGATTGAGGTTAACGATCCCTTGAGCTACAAAGGCTTGACCTTCTACCAGTCCAGCTACGGCCCGACCGGTGACCCGGTTTATAAGTTCCGTGTCAAAAACAATGAGACCGGCGAAACCGTAATCGTGCAGGGGGCCCAAGGCAAGCGTCTCAAGCTTCCCGGTGGCGCTTCCCTGATTGCCCTGGGCTATGCCGAGAGTTATCAGAACTTCGGCCCGGCCGCCCAGGTGAAGGTCGGTACCGGAGCACCCTTTATCGTTATGAAAAACTATCCGCAGTTTGATGAAAAACGCGGTGGTGCTTATTCAGTCAGTCTGCTTGAGGCAACGCAAAGCTATTACACCGGCCTGCAGGTGGCCAAAGACCCCGGCGTCTGGGTGGTCTGGCTCGGCTGCCTGTTGATGGTGCTCGGCTCCTGTGGTGCTTTCTTCTTGTCGCACCGTCGTATCTGGGTCAGCATTGAGCAACTGGATAAGGGCATTG